From Rhodopseudomonas palustris:
CGGCGCGGCGCGGAAGTAGAACTTCAGGCCGCGGCGATGCAGGCTCGGCGACGAATTGTCGGCCGACAGGAACGGGACCTGATAGCGCTCGCAGATCTGGCTGACGGTGACGGCGACCGCGCTCTGATAGGTGCCGACGATGGCGCTGACCTTTTCCTGCGTGATCAGGCGCTCGGCCTCCGCGCGGCCCTTTTGCGGGTCGGCCTGGTGGTCGGCGAACACCAGCCGCACCTTGGCGCCGCCGAGCCCGGGCAGGCCCTCGTCGCGCGCCAGCGGCAGATCGTAGTCGTATTTGTTGTTGATCAGTTCGGCCGCGGTCTGAAACGCCTTCTGGGCATCGACGCCGATCTGGGCGCTGGCGCCGGACAAGGGATAGATCACACCGATCACGACTTCCTTGGCCTGCGCGCGGGCGGCCGTTCCGAACGGCAGCACGGCGGCGCTCGCTGCGCCTCCGATCACGAGATGACGGCGATTGATCTTCATGGCATGTTCCTTTGCTACCAGCGCTGATGGTAATGCGATCGAAGGTTCGGGTTAGCCTCAGAGCACCGCAAGGTGCTTGTTCTTCAGGTCGGTGACAAGCATCAATCCGGGCGCATGGGTGATTGCGAACGGCACCTTGGCGGCCGCGATCACGGCCTGCGGAGTGACGCCGCAAGCCCAGAACACCGGCAATTCGTCGTTCGCGATCGGCACCGGATCGCCGTAGTCGGGCTTGCCGATGTCGGCGATGCCGATCGACTGCGGCAGGCCGATATGCACCGGCGCGCCGTGGACCGAGGGAAAACGCGAAGTAATCTGCACGGCGCGGATGGCGTCCTTGGGCTTCAGCGGGCGCATCGACACCACCATCGGCCCGGCGAACGGACCGGCCGGCGCGCATGGGATGTTGGTGCGATACATCGGAACACGCACCTTGCAATCGATGTGCCGGATCGCGATGTCGTCCGCCAGCAGCGCTTCCTCGAAGGAGAACGAGCAGCCGATCACGAACGCGACCAGATCGTCGCGCCAATGCGCCATCACGTCGGTCGGCTCCTCGATCACTTCGCCATCGCGCCACACCCGGTAGCGCGGCAGATCGGTGCGGATATCAAGGTCGAGCCCGAGCGCGGCGATCATCGGATTGCCGACATCGGACATGCCGATGATCGGGCACGGCTTCGGGTTGAGCTGGCAGAACCGATGGAAAGCGGCGGCGAATTTCTCGGGCAGGATGGCCAGATTGCCCTGCACGAAGCCGGGCGCGATGCCGGCGGTGCTGGCGGACTGTCCAGCCCGATAGGCGAGTCTGGCCTGATAGGAAGGAAGCGTCTGGCCATCGGCCTGGAACTGCTGATCTGCTATAGAAACAGTCATTCTTTCGCCCTGCCCACTATCTCGACAGCAGTGGAGCGCAAGCCTAGTATAATGTCTAATCTTTGTTTCTGATCAGAAACGATAAATCTCAATTATCCTAAGGCGGGCCGTCGGATGGTGGACTTCAAGGCGCTCGAAACCTTCCTCTGGGTCGTCACGCTCGGCAGCTTTCGCGGCGCAGCGCAAAAGCTCAACACCACCCAGCCGGCGATCTCGCAGCGGATCGCCCAGCTCGAGCGCGAGCTCGGCGTGCGGCTGTTGCAGCGCGACCACCGCATGGCGTCGCCGACTCCGAGCGGGCGGCAACTGATGCTGTATGCGGAAAAGCTGATCGGGCTGCGCACCGAGATGCTAGCCGCGATCGGCGATCAATCGAGCATGCGCGGCGTGCTGCGGCTCGGCGTCGCCGAGACCATCGTGCACACGTGGTTGCCGCGGCTGATCGAACGGGTGAACCGGCTCTATCCCGACCTGTCGCTGGAGATCGAGGTCGATATCACCCCCAACCTGCGCGCGCGACTGCTGGCGCAGGAGATCGAGCTGGCCTTTCTGCTCGGCCCGATGACGGCATCGACGGTGCGCAGCCGCGTGCTGTGCGACTATCCGATCGGCTTCCTGGCGAGCCCCGCGCTCGGGCTCGGCACCGGTCCGCTCACGGTGCAAGACCTTGCGAGATTTCCGATCATCACCTTCCCGCGCAAGACCCAGCCCTACGAGATCGTGCGCTCGCTGTTCAACAAGCCGGAATTGCCGCCGATCCGCCTGCACGCCTCGGCGTCGCTCGGCACCGTCATCCATATGGCGATCGAAGGCCTCGGCGTCGCCGTGATCCCGACCGCTATCGTCGAGAACGAACTCGCCGACGGCCGGTTACGATTGCTGCAGACCGACCTCCGGATCGCGCCGCTGCGGTTCTCGGCGAGTTGGCTCTCCTCGCCCGACACCATGGCGGTCGAACGCGTCGCCGAGCTCGCGGCCGAGATCGCCCACTCCGGCGGCTTCATGCCGGAGGTCTCAAATCTGGCCCCAGACATTCTGCCGGCGGCAGAGCCAGTGGCAGGTTGACGCGCGCCGCGCGGCGTTGAACTCTCCGTCCTTTCTCGCGCCGTTCGGCGACGTTGTCCGGAGATCGCATGACCAAGCCTGTCTCGAACCTACAGATCGATTCCTCACGACTGTGGGAGACCATCCACACCACCGCGCAATTCGGCGCCACGCCGAAGGGCGGCGTGCGACGGCTGACGCTCGGGCCGGAGGACAAGCAGGTCCGCGACTGGTTTCGAACCGCATGCGAAAATGCCGGCCTCGACGTGCAGGTCGACGGGCTCGGCAATATGTTCGCGCTGCGCAAGGGACGCGACATGTCGAAACCGCCGCTCGGATTCGGCTCGCATCTCGACACCCAGCCGACCGGCGGCAAGTTCGACGGCGTCCTCGGCACGCTCGCCGCGCTCGAAGTGATCCGCACCCTGAACGACGCCGGCATCGAAACCGAGATACCGCTCTGCGTGACGAACTGGACCAACGAGGAGGGCTCGCGCTACGCCCCGGCGATGATGGGATCGGCCGCCTTCGTCGGCGACTTCACCGTGGACGATATCCTCGGCCGCAAGGATGCCGCCGGAATCAGCGTTGCGGAAGCGCTCGACAGCATCGGCTATCGCGGCGACAGGCCAGTCGGCGCGCAGCCGTTCAGTGGCTTCCTCGAATTGCACATCGAACAGGGGCCGATCCTCGAAGCCGAAGGCAAGACCATCGGCGTGGTGGAGCACGGCCAGGGAACCTTGTGGTACGACGGCAAGATCACCGGCTTCGAGAGCCATGCCGGATCGACGCCGATGAATCTCCGCCGCGACGCGCTGGCGACGCTGTCGGAGATCGTGCTGGCGATCGAATCCATGGCGATCGAGCTCGGCAATGCCGTCGGCACCGTCGGCGAAGCCGCGATCGCTTCGCCCTCCCGCAACGTCATCCCCGGTGAAATCGCCTTCACGATCGATGCGCGCAGCGCCGACGCGGCGATCCTCGCGCAACTCGACGAACGCATTCGCGCCGCCGCGGCCGGGATCGCGGCGAAACGCAACGTCGAGGTCACGCTCGATCTGGTCTGGCGCAAGGAGCCGACGCATTTCGACAAAACGCTGGTCGGCGCCGTCGAGAGCGCGGCGAACGCGCTCGGCTATGCCAGCCGCCGGATCACCTCCGGCGCCGGCCACGATGCCTGCAACCTCAACACCAAGGTGCCCACGGCGATGATCTTCGTGCCCTGCAAGGACGGCGTCAGCCACAACGAGCTCGAAGACGCCACGCAGACCGACTGCGCCTCCGGCGCCAACGTGCTGCTGCACACGGTGCTGTCGCTCGCGGGCGTCGCGAAGTAACACGACGACCGGATCGGAGAGACACATGCACGCGGTGTTCGTCGACGCCAGCGAAACGCTGGCGATGATCATGGAAGCGCAGGCCCTGCCGGACGATCAGCCGATGGTGATCCATCGCGATCCCGACGTGACGCCGGAGGAACTGCCAGGCGTACTCGCCGGCGCAGCCATCGCGATCATCGATCACACCTATCTGCCGACCGCGATCGCGCGGCAATGCGTCGGCCTGAAACACGTGGTGTTTCTCGGCACGGGCGCACGCAGCTACATGAACATCGAGGAGCTCGCCGAGCTCGGCATCGAGGTCCACCTGATCCGCGGCTACGGCGACACCGCAGTCGCCGAAGCCACGATCGCGCTGATGTGGGCGGCGGCGCGCAACCTCGCCCTGATGGACCGCGAGATGCGCGCCGGCCAATGGCTGCGCGAGGACGGCATGCAACTCACCGGCAAGACGCTCGGACTGGTCGGATTCGGCGGCATCGCCGCGGAAGTCGCACGGATCGCACATGGCTCCGGCATGAATGTGATCGCCTGGAATCGCACGCCCAAGCCAGCGCCCGACGTCACGTTCGTCGACATCGACACGCTGCTGCGCGACAGCCACGTCGTCTCGCTACACCTGCTGCTCAACGACGAGACTCGCGGGTTCCTGTCGCGCGAGCGGATCGGTGCGATGCGGCCCGGTGCGATCCTGGTCAACACCGCCCGCGCCGGCCTCACCGACGAGGCGGCGATGATCGAGGCGCTGCAATCGGGCCATCTGCGCCACGCCGCGCTCGACGTATTCGAGATCGAACCGCTACCCGCCGATCATCCGCTGACGACGCTGCCCAACGTGACGCTGTCGGCGCACTCCGCATTCCGCACGCCGGAGGCGAGCGAAAACCTGATCGCCGCGTCGCTCGCGCATTGCCGCCGGATCGCGAAAGCGGATTAGCTACCACGTCTAACCAGCGCAAACGGCAATTAGTTACCAGGACTCGGAGGGCGACTGATTGAAAGCCGTGATCCGGATCAAGGCCGGGTCGCCGATCCGCGTGCGACACTTCTGCAGCAGCAGGGAGTTTGCACATGAAGGACTGGTTTGCCGCTTGCGCCGTCGGGCTCGTGATCATCGTCGGCTCCGCTGCCGGACTTGGCGGCACGCTGGCTTTCCTGCTGGCATTCGGGATCGCCTGGTATCTCCTCGCGGCACGCGACATCGGCTTCGCGGCAGCTCGCAACGCGCTGGACATCAAGCTCCTGCCGCCGATTTGGCGACGCGGCAACTGGATGTGGCTCGACACATTGTTCGGAGACGGCGACAAGCTGCTGAAGGCGGCGACGGTCGCACTCGCAGTGACCGGCGCGGGATTGATGTTCAGGGCGGACATCGTCTACGGCGCCGCCCTGCTGATCGCCGCGTTCTACGTCTCCGAAATCCTGCGCGGAACCCGGGCACCACCACCCCGTGGGGTGCGAATTCCCGATGCCGGCGCACATGGCGCGCTGATCGAGACCGCCCCAGCCAATGCGCCGCCGACGTCGGCGCTCGCCGCGCCGGCGACCACGGTCCTTTCCGCGATCGTTGCGCCGCCGATCATCCCCGCCGCGACCAGCCGCGTACTCGTCGTTCGCCCGCGCGAACTACGCAAGCCGGTGGTGCTGAAGCAGCGTCCCATCGGCCGGCGCCCCGACGCGAAGCGGACGAAGCGTCCTGCGCGCGACAGGTCCAAGCAACCACAGCCGCAACTGCCGAGCCGCAAGCCGGACCATCCGATCGCGATCCGCCGTCGCAAACCGCAGCGGCCAAGGCCGCTGCTCCGTCGCCGGACGATCTGCAAGCCGTCCACCCCGGTCGGCCGACGTAGCCAGAGACCGGTCATCGCCACCCGGCGTTAGCAGCGCACGTCCCTACTCCACCATTTCCGCCACAGCTTTGCCGCAAGCCGTCGTGTCGGCCTGACCACCGAGATCGCGGGTGCGCAGCGTGCCCTCCGCCAGCGTGCGCTCGATCGCCTTGACGATCGCATCGGCCGCGTTCTTCTCGCCGAGGTGCTCGAGCATCATCGCGCCGGACCAGATCATCCCGATCGGATTGGCGATGCCCTGCCCCGCAATGTCCGGCGCCGAACCGTGCACCGGCTCGAACACGCTGGGAAAATCGCCATCCGGATTGATGTTGCCCGACGGCGCGATGCCGATCGTGCCCGTGCAGGCCGGGCCGAGGTCCGACAGGATGTCGCCGAACAGATTAGAGCCGACCACGACGTCGAACCAGTCCGGATGCAGCACGAAATGAGCGGTGAGGATGTCGATGTGATACTTGTCCCACTTCACCTCGGGATAGGCCTTCGCCATCGCCTCGACGCGCTCGTCCCAATACGGCATGGTGATCGAAATGCCGTTCGACTTGGTCGCCGAGGTCAAATGCCGCTTCGGCCGTGACTGCGCCAGCTCGAAGGCGAATTTCAGGATGCGGTCGACGCCGGTCCGGGTCATCACCGTCTGCTGGGTGACGAATTCGCGCTCGGTGTCCGGAAACATCCGGCCGC
This genomic window contains:
- a CDS encoding putative hydro-lyase; translated protein: MTVSIADQQFQADGQTLPSYQARLAYRAGQSASTAGIAPGFVQGNLAILPEKFAAAFHRFCQLNPKPCPIIGMSDVGNPMIAALGLDLDIRTDLPRYRVWRDGEVIEEPTDVMAHWRDDLVAFVIGCSFSFEEALLADDIAIRHIDCKVRVPMYRTNIPCAPAGPFAGPMVVSMRPLKPKDAIRAVQITSRFPSVHGAPVHIGLPQSIGIADIGKPDYGDPVPIANDELPVFWACGVTPQAVIAAAKVPFAITHAPGLMLVTDLKNKHLAVL
- a CDS encoding tartrate dehydrogenase, with the translated sequence MDQNMKKKDEYRIAVIPGDGIGKEVMPEGLRALEAAAKKHRVKLRFDHFDFASYDYYAKHGQMMPDDWKDKIGSHDAIFFGAVGWPQKIPDHISLWGSLIKFRREFDQYVNLRPVRLMPGVPSPLAGRKPGDIDFWVVRENTEGEYSSVGGRMFPDTEREFVTQQTVMTRTGVDRILKFAFELAQSRPKRHLTSATKSNGISITMPYWDERVEAMAKAYPEVKWDKYHIDILTAHFVLHPDWFDVVVGSNLFGDILSDLGPACTGTIGIAPSGNINPDGDFPSVFEPVHGSAPDIAGQGIANPIGMIWSGAMMLEHLGEKNAADAIVKAIERTLAEGTLRTRDLGGQADTTACGKAVAEMVE
- a CDS encoding Zn-dependent hydrolase, with product MTKPVSNLQIDSSRLWETIHTTAQFGATPKGGVRRLTLGPEDKQVRDWFRTACENAGLDVQVDGLGNMFALRKGRDMSKPPLGFGSHLDTQPTGGKFDGVLGTLAALEVIRTLNDAGIETEIPLCVTNWTNEEGSRYAPAMMGSAAFVGDFTVDDILGRKDAAGISVAEALDSIGYRGDRPVGAQPFSGFLELHIEQGPILEAEGKTIGVVEHGQGTLWYDGKITGFESHAGSTPMNLRRDALATLSEIVLAIESMAIELGNAVGTVGEAAIASPSRNVIPGEIAFTIDARSADAAILAQLDERIRAAAAGIAAKRNVEVTLDLVWRKEPTHFDKTLVGAVESAANALGYASRRITSGAGHDACNLNTKVPTAMIFVPCKDGVSHNELEDATQTDCASGANVLLHTVLSLAGVAK
- a CDS encoding LysR family transcriptional regulator; amino-acid sequence: MVDFKALETFLWVVTLGSFRGAAQKLNTTQPAISQRIAQLERELGVRLLQRDHRMASPTPSGRQLMLYAEKLIGLRTEMLAAIGDQSSMRGVLRLGVAETIVHTWLPRLIERVNRLYPDLSLEIEVDITPNLRARLLAQEIELAFLLGPMTASTVRSRVLCDYPIGFLASPALGLGTGPLTVQDLARFPIITFPRKTQPYEIVRSLFNKPELPPIRLHASASLGTVIHMAIEGLGVAVIPTAIVENELADGRLRLLQTDLRIAPLRFSASWLSSPDTMAVERVAELAAEIAHSGGFMPEVSNLAPDILPAAEPVAG
- a CDS encoding NAD(P)-dependent oxidoreductase, with the protein product MHAVFVDASETLAMIMEAQALPDDQPMVIHRDPDVTPEELPGVLAGAAIAIIDHTYLPTAIARQCVGLKHVVFLGTGARSYMNIEELAELGIEVHLIRGYGDTAVAEATIALMWAAARNLALMDREMRAGQWLREDGMQLTGKTLGLVGFGGIAAEVARIAHGSGMNVIAWNRTPKPAPDVTFVDIDTLLRDSHVVSLHLLLNDETRGFLSRERIGAMRPGAILVNTARAGLTDEAAMIEALQSGHLRHAALDVFEIEPLPADHPLTTLPNVTLSAHSAFRTPEASENLIAASLAHCRRIAKAD